The DNA segment TCGCGGTAGAGGGGAATGCTGCGGCACGTTATCTGTATATGCCAGCTACAGCTTCGGCCCGCTCGTCTAAATCCAAATCTATAGTTGATCTAGTGCCTTCTTCTGTTACAGATGTTCCTACACCTGTGGATGTTCCGGTTCCCGTGGTAGATGTTTCTCTTGCTGTCCAGGATCCTGTGAGTGATCCTCCAGTTTCTATTGCATTGCCTGTGGGTACCCCCGTTTCTACACCATTGTGTTTATTGGAGTTTGATTCGGGTAGTGTTGGTGGTGTGACACCCATGCTTACTTCTTCTATGACGGAGTGTTTATCTTTACCTCTTCCTGGACGTACGCGCTCCCAGCAGAGAAGGTATTATCGTAATAAGGCGCTTCAGTCGAGTTTGCCCTATGGGCGTCCTCCTGAATCTGGTTGATCTTGTTTTTCCGTCTTCTTTGGGCGTCAGTGGTGGGCGTTCACTTCAGAGTTCTCCTTGCCCACCCTTTTGTTCTATTTTGTTTGATGTATTCCAGGGCATCCTTTGGTTTGTTGGCTTTTTGTTTTGCTGTATTTTGGGTTGCCTTGTTGTAGTATGTCTTCACTTATGTTTTGATGTCATGGTTGTATAGCTTTTCCGGAGGTCTTGGCCTAGTCCCCCTCCCGTCAGGCTTTATTTGTACTGCACTTttgttgtataaaaataaaactttgttaaaaaaaaaccctaaaccctaaacccttaaatctggcaaaaaaaaaaccctaaacttTAAACCCTAAACTCTAAccccaaaacccaaaaccctaaacccctaaactcctaaaaccctaaaccctaaaccataAACCAAACAGACCTTTTGCCCCCAAAAAATTTTTCTCAGAAAAAACACACTAAATTGTCACTATTCACGCCCAAACCACCACCATGCCGCCGCCGCAGGATCCCGGCCGGTCAACCACCCCACCTGAACCGCCGCCTCACGGCGACCATCATATCAAAAACTCAGATCATTCCATGCCCGTTTGCCCCTCCATTTCTTCGATTGAAATTCCGGCCGTTTCTTCAAACTCTTCGCCGCCGGTCACCGTTGCTCCTCCTGGTGCCGGCGACCATCCAATAGACTCGCCTCAACCTCCCCGTCATTTTCCCACACCTGTGCGATCTGATAACCCCGCCGTTCCATCTGATTTTCCGTTTGAAGCCTCGGCAGTAATGTTCACTGCGCAGGCGACTGGTTTTTCTCTGATTCCGGTCGATTCCGACCACCTTTGTGAAAAAGGGCTCCCGATCTGGAATACCCATTCTGAGACCAAGCTATTGCCACCGGAATCAGGCCAGATGGTGTTCTCTTCCGGCGGCAATTTCGGATCTACGTTTTCTGGTCCAGACGCGCCGTTCACGTCCCTTTCTTCTTCAAATTCCGACGCCGTCACGACGGGTTTCTTCAATTCCTCTTCACAGAATGATCGTCCAGTCATGGGTAGGATTTTGCCCACATCAATTTCTGGTTTCCGGCCACCGGTCGGAAACGCCTATTTTCTAGGGCAAAATCGATTTCCTTCTCCTTCTTTGATGCAATCGGCCCCTCTGATGCCCTGTTCTAGTGGATTGAAGACCGGTTCTGTGCTCTCCTCGCCGTCGCCGATCTTTGGGACATCTCCGGTGGTCAACTCGGTGGTCAACTCGGGCGGGTCAACCCAGCGAGTTGAGCGAGTTAACTCGGCAGTCAACAACACTGGTTCGGCTTCTAAATCTGATCTTCGGGCGCCTAAGACGTTTCCGGTGTCATTTAGGGAGGCTCTGGCTCCTACTTCGCCTCGCTCGGGGAAGAATGGCTTTGGAGATGTCGTGACTGCTATGGATGAAATGCCTCTGCCGACTCTTCTGAATGGGAAACCGGGTATTTTATTCCCGGATGAGGTAATGTCTTCTCTGACCGAGCCTTTTAAGTTTTCTTTAGTTGGGAAGATTTCGGGTAATCGATCCTTAGTCCCAAACTCGGGCATTTCATCAGCCTTTGCTCGTTTGGGATTGAAGCGCTCTTTTGATTTGAGGTTCCTGCCTCGGGGTTTTCTGATCCTTTCACTTCATTGTGAGGAGGATTATGCGTTCTTTTGGACGCGTGGGCAGATGATGGTGGGCCCTCTCGGGATCCGTTTTTCCAAATGGACCCCGGAATTCAATCTTCAAGAAGAATCCCCCATTGCCCCTGTTTGGGTGCGTCTCCCGGGTTTGCCCATTCACTTGTTTAACAAGAAAAGTCTTTTCGCCCTTGCCAAGATCTTGGGCAATCCGGTGAAGATGGATGATTTTACTGCTGACTCTTCTCGGACTGCTTTTGCTCGTGTCTGTGTGGAGTTGAATGTGTTGGAACCACACGTTAAGAAAATTTGGGTGGGCTGGGGTGATCATACCCCGGAGATTGATGTGGTGTATGAGAAAATACCTGGGTATTGCTTAGATTGCAAGATGTTGGGTCATTCGACCAACGTTTGTTATTCCATGGGAAAAATCCTAAACCTGCTCGATCCAAGCCTGCTGATCGTGGGCATCTTCAGTCGGAGGCCCCTCCTGCTCAGGCACCACCTGAGGGTGCAGCCCCTGTCATTGTCCCGGGACCACAGCCCCAGCTTCATGTCAATGGCCCTGGTCCCCGGCGTAGACAGAGACGGAGGTCTGTTCGTCAGGCTCTCCCGAGGGATGATCCTCTTGCTTCGAACTCTTTTGGAGTTCTTTCCAATTTGCAGGAGACAGAGGTAGTATTCTGGATTTTGATCGACATTCTGTGTCTGGTGTTAGTTGTGGGTCCGAGTCTAGTATTCTGGACACTGACATGTCCAATCCCAGGAAAAGCCCTCAGGATGATGGTCGGCGATCGCGTAAAAAGCGATCGGATCATTCTTCCACTCGTTCCCCATGAATTGTTTAATCTGGAATATCCGGGGACTTCGGGGTTCGGAGTCCCAGCAGAGGCTGCATGCCTTTGTGAAGGAGAAACAGATTAAGGTTTTGGCTGTTTTGGAGCCCATGATTGATCTGGATCAGAGATACATGACTCGCCGTTTGGGGTTTTCTGGAGTCATTTCTAATCTCTCCGGTCATATCTGGGTTTTTTTTGCTGCTGATGTGAAGGTGGAGTGTGTTTTTGATCATGCTCAGTTCCTCCATCTCCGTGTCTCTGCTTCTTTCTTGCCGACAGAGATATTTTGTTCTTTTGTCTATGCTAGTTGTGATTATGTTCAGCGTAGGGATCTTTGGGCTTCTTTGCTTTTGGTCAAGCCTGTTTTGGGTCCCTGGCTGGTTGGTGGCGACTTTAATGTCGTCAGGGATGCGTCTGAGTGCTTGGGCTCCCGTGGTGGTAGGTTGCTACCTATGGAGGAGTTCAACACTTTTATTATAGATTCTGGCATGATCGATGCTGGTTTTGAGGGGTCTTCGTTCACTTGGACGAATAAGACCATTTGGAAGCGGTTGGACAGGGTGTTGGTTTCTGTAGATTGAGGCGATCATTTCAGCTCGATTCGGGTTGAACATCTCGCTCGTACTGTTTCGGATCACTGTCCGCTTTTGATTACCGCTCCTGTTTTTGCCCGTGGGCCGAGCTCGTTTCGCTTCCAGCGTCTGTGGGTTAGGCACCATGGTTTTTTGCAGACGGTGAGGCTTAATTGGAATCTGCCTTGCAGTCTGAGTGGCATGCCTCGGCTTTTTGCCAAGATGAAGCGGCTCAAGCATCACCTCCGGTGGTGGAATCGGGATGTTTTTGGTAACATCTTCGATAGACTCACTGAGGCTGAGAGGGCTGTTCGTTCAGCCGAAGCTGTCTGTGAGGCCGATCCTTCTGACGTGAATTGGACTTCCCTGTCCGATCGCAATGAGGATCTGGCCCGTATAACCGCCATGGAGGCGGATTTTTGGAAACAGAAAGCGGCTTGCCATTGGCTTGAGGATGGTGAGCGGAACACCAGACTCTTCCATAATATGGTGAGGAAAAAGCGTGTGTCGAATAAGATTTTCAGTATATGGGAGAATGGGGTCTGCCTGACGTCTCAGGATTTGATTCAGCAGTCGGGAGCCTTGTTTTTTTAGGATCTTCTTACCGGGGAGCCCTCTGCGCTCGATTGCCCGGATTTTTCGGGTTTTCCCTCAGTTATCTCTGCTGTGGAGAATGAGGGTATTGCTGCGATTCCCTCTTTGGAGGAGGTCCGTGCGACCGTCTTCTCCATTCACCCCGATAGCGTTGCTGGCCCTGATGGCTTCTCTTCGGCGTTCTTTCAGCATTGCTGGGAGATTGTTCATCAGGATGTTTTTGGTGCTGTTCTTGATTTTTTCCGGGGTTCTACTATGCCTCAGGGTtttaccgccaccacgatcacTTTAATTCCCAAAATCGAGGGTTCACGCGCTTGGTCGGACTTCCGTCCGATCAGTCTGTGCAATGTCACGAACAAGATCATCTCGAAGCTGTTGTACTCTCGGTTGAGGGATGTGGTGGAGAGACTGGTTTCTCCGAATCAGAGTGGCTTCGTTCCTGGGCGAATGATATCTGATAATATTCTCCTTGCCCAGGTCTCACTCACAGCATTACTCTCCCCACTCGTGGTGGTAATGTCATTTTGAAATTGGATATGGCCAAGGCCTATGATAGGGTCCAATGGCATTTCCTTTTTGACGTTTTAAGACATTTTGGTTTTTCAGAGCGTGTTGTGGCTTTGGTCTCGGCCTGTATTTCCCATTGTCATTTCTCCGTGAACATCAATGGTTATCTGTCGGGGTTTTTTGGTTCCACCAGAGGCCTCCGGCAGGGTGATCCGTTGTCTCCCCTTCTCTTCATTTTGGGGGCGGAGTATCTTTCTCGTGGCCTTGACCGCCTATATCTGCAGCATCCTGCGATTAGGTACCGTTCTGATTGTGATATTTTGATTTCCCATCTGGCTTACGCTGATGATGTCATTATTTTTGCCAGTGGTGTGTCTCGTGGTATGCAGCTTCTTGTCGATTTTCTGCATCACTACGAGAACTGTTCTGGGCAGCGTGTGAATGCTGCCAAGAGTTCTTTGATTTTGGCCCCGAGGTGCTCTGGGCGCCTCCGCTCCCGGCTTTTGCGTATCACCGGGTTCGCTTAGGGTCATTTGCCCATCAAGTACCTTGGAGTTCCCCTTTATCGGGGTAATCGGAAATGCTCCCTTTTTGCGCCCCTCCTGCAGTCTGTTCGTAGGAAATTAGAGGGTTGGGAGACTCGGACCCTATCCCCGGGTAGCCATATGACCCTGATACATAGCGTGCTCCTCTCCATGCCGATTTATCTGTTTCAGGTGGTTTAGCCACCTCTGGCTGTCATGGAGAAGCTTGATCTGGCCTTCAATGCCTTTCTCTGGGGGTCGAGACCTTTGGAAAGGAAGTGGCATTGGGCCCGGTGGTCCCGGGCTTGCCTCCCTGTGCTTGAGGGGGGGCTTGGATTCCGCAGATTGAAAGATCTTGTGGAATGTTTTTCTATCGAATTATGGTTCCGATTTCGCCAGGGCTCCTCTCTTTGGGCGCGCTTCCTTTTTCGAAAGTATTGCCGGCTGGATACTCCTGCGTGTGTTCCCGCCCGTGGTTCTATATCCCCCATTTGGCGTCGTCTCCTTAGGATTCGCCCTCGTGCGGCGCCTGGCATTCGCTGGCGCGTTGGTCTTGGAGATGTATCCTTTTGGGATGACACTTGGTTTGGGGGCGTTCCTTTGTCCTCCCGGTGTGTGGTTCGTGGGGACCGTGCTGTCCGGGTATCTCATTTTTTGTCTGAGGGGTCCTGGGATTTTGATCGCCTTTGTATGGTAGTTGCTCCTTCGGTTGTCGAGGAGATTGTTTTGATTCCTGTTCTTTTGGGAGAGCCTGATCTTGCACGTTGGATCCATAGCTCTGATGGTGATTTTTCAGCGAGATCTGCTTGGGAGCTGATTCGTCAGCGTGCTCCGTATTCTGATATCTTCCGCCCGTGTTGGGGGAGCTGGTTGAGGTCTACCATGTCGTTCTTCCTCTGGAGATTCTGGCATCAGTGGCTCCCAGTTGATGAGGTGCTCCAGCACCGGGGTTTTGCGTTAGCTTCGAGATGTCAGTGTTGTGATATGTATGAGACATTCACACACATATTCCTTCGCAGCCCGGTTTCTCGGTCTGTGTGGCGTTTCTTTGGCGCCGTTTTTCGTGTCCGTATTCCCGAAACTGAGGATTTCAGTTTGTTCTTCAGTGCGTGGAAGAGGGACTTGGTCTGGTCCCAGGGGGGGCCATGTGCGGGAATTTCTCCCCTGCATCGTTTTGTGGTTCCTCTGGACTGCGCGGAATGATGCTAAGCACCGTCATCTCCCTGTCTCTGGGGAGACGGTGAAATACCAGATTTTT comes from the Primulina huaijiensis isolate GDHJ02 chromosome 8, ASM1229523v2, whole genome shotgun sequence genome and includes:
- the LOC140982875 gene encoding uncharacterized protein codes for the protein MNCLIWNIRGLRGSESQQRLHAFVKEKQIKVLAVLEPMIDLDQRYMTRRLGFSGVISNLSGHIWVFFAADVKVECVFDHAQFLHLRVSASFLPTEIFCSFVYASCDYVQRRDLWASLLLVKPVLGPWLVGGDFNVVRDASECLGSRGGRLLPMEEFNTFIIDSGMIDAGFEGSSFTWTNKTIWKRSIRVEHLARTVSDHCPLLITAPVFARGPSSFRFQRLWVRHHGFLQTVRLNWNLPCSLSGMPRLFAKMKRLKHHLRWWNRDVFGNIFDRLTEAERAVRSAEAVCEADPSDVNWTSLSDRNEDLARITAMEADFWKQKAACHWLEDGERNTRLFHNMVRKKRVSNKIFSIWENGDLLTGEPSALDCPDFSGFPSVISAVENEGIAAIPSLEEVRATVFSIHPDSVAGPDGFSSAFFQHCWEIVHQDVFGAVLDFFRGSTMPQGFTATTITLIPKIEGSRAWSDFRPISLCNVTNKIISKLLYSRLRDVVERLVSPNQSGFVPGRMISDNILLAQVSLTALLSPLVVVMSF